TTGCTAGTAGGCTGCAATACCTAATGTTTAAAACCATCCTAAAGTAGGCCAATCTCTTCGCGAAAGCAAcagatataatttaaaaatataatagtGCAGCCATATTGAGCTTCTCTGACCTGAGTGGGTTGAGTTTAGCCTGGCAGAAAGGGACTTATGTGAGAATGTTACCCAATTTAAAGCATACATACAATTTTAGGCCCACAATGGATAGGTGGGTGGTATTATTGTCCAAgtctaaatgttttattttccctATGAAAATCCCAGGACACTTTGGTGACTTTAACCAGAACAGAGTCTTTCTTCTGCTTGGACTGTGCCCAACCCAAGGAGGTGGAACATCCATGTTTCACATCCTCATGAGATGATAATAGGGAGGGTGCTTTCCTACAGTGTGTTCATCCACTTTTGATCTCTCTCAGGCACTACAGGAGGCGTATCGTGTGCTGAAACCAGGAGGGAGATTTCTGTGTCTGGAATTTAGTCAAGTCAACAACCCCCTTATTTCCAGGTTGGAAtatgtcaattttttttcttttctctcatgAGGGTTTTTCTTGAGCTGGGACAAAAACGTGGAAGAGTCCTAAGCCCTCGAAACACTATCGCACACTTAAATCCAAACTCTGTAGAAATCCACAGCAAAGGTGATATACAGAGACTAATTAATTCCTCTTTAGGAAAAAGTTACTCctaggtggttttattttggtgTCTGCATGTTAATCTGCGCTTCGTCTCTTTGGGCAGGCTCTATGACTTGTACAGTTTCCAGGTTATCCCTGTTCTGGGTGAGATTATTGCTGGAGATTGGAAATCCTACCAGTACCTTGTGGAAAGCATCCGACGCTTTCCAGCCCAGGTAACAAGGTGCTCTGCTTGAACATTTAGTGTAGATTGTCACCATGGGGTCAGCTGGGTTATGGGTAAAGAGACTAGGCCTTTAAGAAGGCATATGCTAGTTTACTTCTGCTAATTTCAcaattacccctccccccacacaaaaTGACTGatggggatatgagagaggtctacacaatcatgaatggtgtggagaaagtaaatcaggaagtgctgtttgccccttcacataatacaagaaccagggatcactcaacaaaattaataggcagcaggtttaaaacacacataAGAAAGTACTTCATACAACACAGTCCACTtttggaactcgttgccagggatGTTGTAAAGACCAAAATTattactgggttcaaaaaaaaattaagcttatGGAGGCTATGTCTAGCAATaactattagtcaagatggttaGGTATACAACCCTGTGCTCTAAGTGtccctgccagaagctgggactggatgacaggggatggatcacctagTAATTGCTGTGTTCTGTTCACTCCTTCCAAagcacctggccccagcccttgtcagaagacaagatactgggctagatggtgcattggtctgacctagtatggctattcttatgttctttattaCTATATTTCAGGATGAATTCAAGGCAATGGTTGAAGATGCAGGTTTTCTGAAGGTGGAATATCGAAATCTAACATCGGGCATTGTAGCCATTCACTCAGGTTTCAAACTATGACCCTCCTACTTTGCAAAGCTCTTAAGGATAAAGGGTATTTCCCCTGAGGAAGCTAAAACCTATGCAACTCCAAAAACTTCACTGCCAAGATAGACTATGCGGAGGGGAAGACTTGGTCCCTCTGCAGAATCTAAAGCTTCAGATTTTGGGTTTCTGAAAAGTTGAAATTATGCTCTTACAACTAGGTCAGGATCTGGAATCCCTCTGCCAATTAAGTATTTATGTAATATGGGTCAAGTGATTCCTTGATGCCTGGTATGTGCTCACTCTCAGCTGATACCACTTTCCCAAAACCTCACAGACAGTGACTTTTTTATTGGACTTGTTTAGTACATATCTTCTAAAGTACAGTGTGAGGATATGGCAAAAAGTACACTTGACTTACCTAAGCTTGACAGCATATACTCCATACACCAGTAATAAACTGGTTGAAGGTAGACATGGACCAACTAGCCTTCAAACAAGATATCGCCCTATATTGTATTCAAGTAATGACTCTAGTTCAAGGTGGGTAACACCTAAAATTACAAATGTGTGTGACACGTAGggtttttgtgtatttattttaaagatctTATTAAATTTTATATATCAGTCTTTCACTTGTGTGGTAAATGTCTCACTGATTTCTGAAGACTTGTCTGCAGAAGTAGTAAGTTATTAATGTATTTCCTCAGTGATGGGGATAAAGTTCTGAAAGAATCTGTTCACTATCCTCACTTTAATTATACTGTCATGAAACAGTGCTATAATTGTGAAATACCCTACCCATCACCTTATATCATGTCTTCAAAGAAATTTTCCACTAGTTTACCTCTGTATCCTGTTAAGACTGGATCTGGGTAACTTGTCAAGGAAACTTCTGCAGTAATGAATGTGGAAAAACTAGAAATGTATTAAAAATCTTATTTGAGCTGCATTCTGGTAGTTTGTTTACTAAAGTGTGTAGTTTAATTCAGTTCTTACTAGCTTCCTGGAGGTTTAGTAATCTGTAATTTGTGTTTCTATACCAGAATGAAAGTGTAGGATTGAAATGTGGTAAGTacccaagggaaaaaaatagctaCAGAGTTGTCTAGCTCAGAATGCATAGTTGGTAGAAACAAATCATAAGCAGGCTTGATACATAGCAGAAGTTATTGTAATCTGCTGGTAGCTTGCAAAATGGTAAACAATCAATATAGTAGTATAAAATATCACTTAAAGGAGCTTGGATGCTATGTGACTTCATAGGCCCTTAAATAAATCACATCAATCAGCTCTTAGTGCATTATCTGTTGTAGGACTACTACCTAATTCACTACCTTAAGTGGTTCCTGCTACAGCAGGACACTTAACCTAATCATTTAGAACTCAGGACATTGTCTGTCAAACTACCTCAACTGGACTCTAGATCAGATCAGGTAAGTAGAGATATTTTACTCTTccacctgaaaaaaaaatttttttccaaACAGTATTGAGTATGTATTGTTCTACAGTTATGAGTCTTGCTTAAGTGTTAAACATGGAAGCATAACATAATTGAACATTACTTCTATACTAATGAAGAGCATCATAAAGCCTCATGCATATTGAATAGCTGTTATACTACCATCCTTCACAGTATGATTGTTGCAGTGCTACTTCTAATGGAGAggcttttaaaacaaattagAGCAATTAACAGCTGAAAGCACTACCCTATTTCCCCCCTTTACCTTACCTTTTCCTGCCTTGGTACCTAATAAGGCTGGCATACCTTCTCCAAAAGCTGCTGTAACTTTCAAGTGTAGTAAGAAGTGTAGAGCAGCAGAAACATGATGGCTAAGGATTCTTGGTACTGAAGATGGTGAACATCCATAAATTTTGCAAGCTGGGGCTTTACAGTCAGCATTTGAAAGGATATAGTTCCCAGCTCAAAGTTAGTGCCAGCCCTAGGGAAGTGCTTAAACATTAAGAACTACTTGTGCTCCTCATTAACATCCTTAGAACTGTTCCTGCTTAGCCTCTGCCAGCACAACCCTAAAGGATCTACGTAGTATCTAGCATCATGGAATCTCTATCATAGTAACTTTTTGTAAGTGACATAGAAATGGATTAAGACTCTGTTTTACTATTGGACAATATTACAAATATGTTCTATAAAATAGAGAAGGCAAGTGTACAGCCACTCACAGCCTTGGACCAGAACTACATGGAGATATTGCCTGTTGACAAATGCTTTAGGTGAGTGAATAAGAAAAATATGAACTTCAGATGGAGAAAAGTGTAGGCTAGCCTTACAGGAATTACAGCTGCAACTTAACTTTAGTAAAGGCAGTTGTACTTGTCTATGCCAGCAGTGAACTTTTCTATACTAGCAGCTTTAGATCAAGTTTTGGGTTAGAGAAAATACACTCACTTTATGAAATACTTCACTTGTTTCCATGGAGCTTAGTACAAATTTTGAGCTTAGTACAAGAATCAATATAGGGCTCAGTGGGATAGATGGCTATAAAACTATTAGAATAAACTCTAAAAGGTTGAGTATATCCAACAGTTTTATTAAAAAGGGAAGCAGGTTtttggaaagaaaataaatacaagaCAAACTTTTTTGCTATTTTTTATAGCAACAATGAAAACAAACTGGTACAGAGGAGTCCCTGTCCATTACCACCACAACAAAAGGCTTGAAGAGCAAagtgtgttccccagggaaggctTAAGATTTCAGTCTCTATTTGGAGTTAGTGTGCAGTCCTGGAACCGGATGCAAGTTTGGATAGCACAGTCTGTGCTCTAACCAGATTTGAAGAGGAGAATAGCAACTTGGCCAAGGTAGAAATAGATGAAGTGCTTAGTCTCATGAGTCACATAGCTGCCAAAGTTCCTTCCCACAATGCAGTGCCAAGTGGGGTTGTACTTCTTGTCAAACTCctggaagaaaaaaacccaaaatgcaCATTACCACCATAGCAGAACTGCCTTTCTTAGACACACAAAAGTTGCAGATTTTTTGAACTGCTGTATTCTCACCTACATCTTTATATTAAGTGTTCAAACACTGAGGCGTGTGGCAGGGTAAGAACAGCATATCCTTTGCTCTGCACTAAGAGTGCAGCTTTGATAATAAGGGAGAGCTGGAATCGCTGACTTACCTTTATTATCCAATTGCTGGTTATTATATCATGAGACAGCAGAAGTCACTGTTTTACTAGGTAGCTGCAGGAGTACAGATagtattttactgctgtgatagTTTATACCCTTATATTCACCCCTTTCATAAGGCTATTAAGTTTTGTACAAAGCATACTACGTAAGGCAGgagtcgacaacctttcagaagtggtgtgccaagtctttatttattcactctaatttaaggtttcatgtgccagtaatacatttgaactttttagaaggcctctttctataagtctataatatataactaaactattgttgtaggtaaagtaaataaggtttttaaaatgtttaagatgcttcatttaaaattaaaatgcagagtcccctggacctGGGCACTGAGTGCCACTGacaaaatcagctcacatgccgccttcagcacacatgccataggttgcctaccccggatgtataatttgaaaactcatgatttcCTGATTGTCCTGGTAAAAGGTGTGGCAAGACTGTAAAAGAAAATTTCACCATACGATATTACCAAAGACATGTTCCGGAAGGCAGTCACAAACAAGTTCTCCAGAGATAAAAGGCTAGCCAATGCCACAGCTAGGTGTCAACTAGCTCAAATAGATCACCAACCTGATTAAGTGGCCACTCTTCTGTGTGCGAGGGGGGAAATATATTTTGATAAGGTAGTAGTAGGTGGCCAGAAACCTTACATCAGCTGGAGATGACACTTGCAGAAGAGAAAGGGCTGTAAGAAGAAGGCAGACATCCCAAATCATCACTCTCTACCCACAGCATCAACCCCTGAAGATGGAAGGAAGCACCACTGGACTGGGGGCTGGAAATCCTGACGAAGAGGTTCAGCCAGGAAGACTGCTGGAACTTGTGGTGAGAGACCCCTTTGCTTTGTATTCACTTAGCTTAAGTTAGGTGTAgttgtgttttaccttttatttccatGTAACCAATCCTGACTTATACTTGTCACTTAATCTATTTTTCCTAAACCAGTGGGTTTGGATTGAAgtatttgggaaactccatttgggataacaagatttgtgcatattttctattaataaatgacAGACTTGATACATATTTTTTTCAtccaggagggtgctgggcagtacaaCAAACATTTCTGGGcagaaagtctgggactgggagttggcTGGTGTTGTCCTGCAGTGTAGTTCATCAGTGGCTGCCTATAGCACTCATACAGTATggctgggagtgatttacatgctggaagCTGACAGAGAGCAGatcaggagtggttgctctcacagcgaAGCAGCGTTTacaaaaggcaccccaggttagggaactgaggggacagaactgtccatcagtccagattgtactatGGTTAATGTTACAGCTGCCCAACTGCCACGTCTTGCAGAAATCAAGCCTGTTTACTAGGTGTAAGCattctctctttgcatccaagaATCTAGCAAATCCTAATAGATCCTTAGCATAATAGCTTTCAAGCTATGGTTTCTCAACCAGCAATAGGGCAAAGCCCTTGCTAGTGATCTGCAAAAAGAATTTTGAAAGTCAAGCAGTAGAAGGAATGCATATGGAGGAGGAGTGACACAGGATCTCACAAACAGGCGCACACAATGAAAGTGCAGAGTGCTTAGGAGGCATTCCAGTGAATCCATTATGCTAGTTTGCATCATCCTAGTTCATAAGATCAGAAATGAAGATAGTGAGTTGATCCACAGAGGTAAAGATCAGACCATAAGCAGCCCTAATACTCTATTCTTAAAAGAAAACTAGCTTCATTTAATAGACCAAATTTATTCACAAATGAGTAGTATTTTACAGTTAGACACTTTAGTCTGACTCCAAGTTTTGCTAGCCAATGTGATGACCACAAAGAGTCAGACTTGTTAAGAAGTGCTTTATACAAATCTATGCCCAGCAGTCCTGAAATTTAGGGCTTTGGGACAAGCAAAGGTATCCAGCTGTTTTGTATTTGATTATTATATTAAGCCTCTTGGCTAATTGTTTCTATTTCCAATGTGTCTGTCATCACATCCCCTCCCTCTCCACGGCCATTGGGAAGTTGTACTGAAGTTTCACAATGAGATATAGAATTGTTTTGTAGTAAATTAAACTGATGTTTCTGCTTCAGTGATTTTTAAGTGGTGCATTCCCTATAGGAAAGAAAATCTATACTTGTTTCTACATCTCAAGcaggagtgggttttttttttttaaataagtttgcTATTCTCACTGGAAATTGCTAGCAATAAAACTCAAAAAACAGTTTAAGGAGAGCACTTGGCTGACTTAGGTTTTATACGTTGTCAATGACTGCTGTTTATATGTCTGTTCCACTCAATGTAGTCTCAATTCAATTTCAACCTTCCCACTCTTATGGCAGGCCAGTGTCTTCCATTAGCACTGCCAATTCAGCAAACTGCAGAAGTACGAAAAATGGTAAACTACAGTTTCCTCTCCGAACTGGGCTCAGTTGGCAACATCCATCTGCAGCTTCTCCCAACAGCTCCCCTGCTGTTAGAACAAGTATATAGCTAGgatatgaaaaaaacccaaaggaaagaaaaagaacagttACCAAACCCAGGAACAGTTATGTATGACAGATCTTCAGAAGAGTTATACAACATAAAATTACTTGGCAAATGAAGGCCTTTGTATACAACTTCAGTTGAGCTGAGCACTTAGTAAAGCTTTCTTTTCTTCTAGAGTTCCCTTCTGGCAGTACTCCTGTCATACTAGGTTCTAAAACATGCATATCCAGCAACAGAGGGAAAAGGCTATTACAACAGGGATTTACCTTCTTTATATGAGCTGCAATATCCTTCTCAATGTTGTATTTCTCCAGGGCCTGAGTGGCACACTCCACTGAATCTTGCTGCATCTCTTCAGACATATCCGCATTCTTGATCACAGCCTTTCGATCACACATGGTTACCTAGGGAGCACGCATGCGCGAACAAAATAATTTGACATGGCAGTAGGAGCATCCACCACCCAAAACTCCCACAGACAATCTGTTTAACAGGCTTGGTCTTGTACAATGCACGATTTTTATGATCACTATCTAGTAGCTTAAGAACACTGGCCCAGCCTTAATGCAAAACACATCTCAAAGCATGCGGACATCAGCTTTACAGccagtgacataagttatacagACAGTGAAGTAAACTGGATGTAATTTTTCAGCTGTAGTACTTTCCTCCCTCTGTTTCAGCTGAAGTAACTGGTTTGAAAGCATAGTTAAGAGCATATTCAGTTTCACTGATCATGATCTCTTTCCCAAGAGAGAATCTGTAGAATCACTTTTTGGCTTTTCAGCTAAACTAAAGCTTATCAGTTTAAACTGATAGTCtatatagcccagtggttctcaaacttttgtactggggaccccttttacacagcaagcctctgaacaCAACCACctgtataaattaaaaatacttttatatatttaacacaattataaataccgtaggcaaagcagggtttggggtggaagctgacaacTCGTGACTCCcttgtaataacctcgtgacccccgaggggtcccaacctcgtgtttgagaacccctggtatagtCAGTACCCTCATGAGGTGGACGACTCCTAGTAGCCCTTAGTCATAATTTGAGTGCAAATAGAGACCCTGAGCAATTTAAAATACTATATACATtttcaggaaattaaattcagagCTTGGACTACTTTGTGAAGAAAGAGATGCTAGAAAATTCTATGTAATTTCCCTGGCACAGATAAGCTATCGAGTAGCATTCCCCGATATGCTGGCTCTTTGGGAGTGTCCATTGACAGTCCTGCCATGCGTCCTCGTTCTCATTTTGCCAGACAAATCTTAgtatcggggggcggggggttaaaGCACTGAAGAAGCCACAATACTTCCATCGCACCCCCTCTTGCCCAATGGGTGGTCTTCTCCCcacgcccccccagcccagccagggcgccctcccccccatcaccttccccacgcccccccagccagggcgccctcccccccccatcaccttccccacgcccccccagccagggcgccctccccccccccatcaccttccccacgcccccccagccagggcgccctcccccccccatcaccttccccacgcccccccagccagggcgcCCTCCCCCCGacgcccccccagccagggcgccctccccccccccatcacctcccccacgcccccccagccagggcgccctcccccccccatcaccttcccccccccgcccacccagcCAGGGCGCCCTCCCCCCCTCGCTGGTTCCCCCCCCCGTACCCTCGCTCAATTGGTACTTCCACCGCCCACCCCCTGATACACACAGACTCACAGCAGCCTCCCCCCGCCGGGGCTCACAAGAACCCACGCCCCCGGGGCGCCCTCCTCTTATCCGCTCCTTCTCCCTCCGCCCGCGGGATGAGCAGAGGCCTCTGACCGGCTCGAGGGTCCTGCCCCGGTCGGGAACTCACCGTGTGCTGGGCGGCTCCGAGCgcggagggaagggatggggcggGCAGGCAGCTTCTCAACCAGCGCTCGCTCAGCCAGCTCTCCGATGTGACTGAAAGCGCGCGGCGCCACCCCCGTAGCCTAATGCTTCTAGCCACGCCCCTCCGCCTGAGACGCGCCCGCGTGCACCAATCATTGGCCTGTGCAACAATCTCAGGCGCACGTCATTGGCCGACAGCTACCGCTTACCGCAGCTTCTTACTGTTGCGTTTTGTTTCAGCCCGGCATGCATCGCGCTGGCGTCCGTTCCCATAGCGACAGGATGCGTgctgctggggccccagctcgaGGCCTGCGCCCGGGAGTGAGGAGCTTGCGGAAGCACCAAGTTTCGAGGATCCCTCCCGTAGCGTCTCATCCGATaaaagggaggggggatcccCCCAGGAGCAGCGGTGAGGGCGGCTCCCATTGACGGGGCTATGGAGACCGTTGCTGAGGacaggatccccaccccaccccgttcTCAGAGGCATGGAGAGGCCTAGGCTCAAATCCCCGCAGGGATACAAGGGCCTGGGAATACAGAAGCCTCCTCTGGAGACTGGCATGTGACGCTCCATCTCCCCAGAAACAGGCATCCAAGGTTGTGGCCCCTTCCTTGGAGAAAAGGTGCCGCTGATCAAGAGCGGTATTTATATTTAGGAGCACCTAGAGACCCCATCTGAAATTGTGCACACGCAAAGTGAGAAAgagtccctggcccaaagagcttagaGACTAAGTAGACAAGATATACAAAGAGCGGGAATGGAAACAGATGCTGCAGGGACTTCATCATCTTGTGCAATTGTGGGGGGAATCAGATCTCTCTCTTTTGGACAGACCCAACAGTGTTCAGGGACCAGTTACCTTCCTCCAGAAGTCACTAGAGAATGAGAACTGAATTTGCAGCAGGAATGAAGCTCAGTAGGTAGTAGACAAGCATAGACCATGGAATGCTTTTAAGCTTTAGCTCATTCTCTGATCTGAAGGTGGTTAATGGCATCTGCTGAAATCCCTATGGGAATTTAAAGAATGAGAAAATACCCAGAAACGAACGTGAGGAATTTCTGTAATATTGTTATGAAAAACTATGCGTGACTCAGTTTCTCTACTCACTTTGTATTGTTACCCACTGGATATGAGCCGATTAATTTATTTATTGGAACAGGAATCTGGGTGAGATTCATGTACAGTTGGCATATCTAGGTTGGTATGAATTCATTAGCATACCACATATGTATTAAGTTGCCTTGAAGATACAATAGAAGACCAAGGACCAAATATTAATTTCTAATACCTGTCAATCAAGTTCACTCAGAACATATGAAAACAGTGTGACTGCAGCTTGAAACAAATGCAGGAGATAAGAGCAGAAAGAGGCATTATGATTAGTTTGACCTTGGGCATAATATAGGCCAAAGAAACCCATCCAGTAATCTCTGCATCAAGACCATAACATCTGTTTGAACTATAGCATAtctttttagaaagatatccagtcctGAGGTAAAGATTTCAAgctatggagaatccaccatatccctcagtaagttgttccaatggtta
The Mauremys mutica isolate MM-2020 ecotype Southern chromosome 16, ASM2049712v1, whole genome shotgun sequence genome window above contains:
- the DYNLL1 gene encoding dynein light chain 1, cytoplasmic; amino-acid sequence: MCDRKAVIKNADMSEEMQQDSVECATQALEKYNIEKDIAAHIKKEFDKKYNPTWHCIVGRNFGSYVTHETKHFIYFYLGQVAILLFKSG